Proteins encoded by one window of Streptacidiphilus sp. PB12-B1b:
- a CDS encoding DUF6113 family protein translates to MTHSDNSVGRATVPGPRSASPRPPAPAYPMGTQGRGAAYVLLAVLGVAVGTAGVFVQPLWFPGGLLLALAGLAALCCGGRVLTGTRAGGALPALGWFAVLLISLTQRPEGDFLLVADAGTYVYLFGGMMLCVICATARGLPRWLQSGPRR, encoded by the coding sequence ATGACGCACTCCGACAACAGCGTGGGCCGGGCCACCGTGCCCGGGCCGCGCTCGGCCTCCCCGCGCCCGCCCGCGCCGGCGTACCCGATGGGGACGCAGGGCCGGGGCGCCGCCTACGTGCTGCTGGCCGTGCTCGGCGTGGCCGTCGGTACGGCCGGGGTCTTCGTCCAGCCGCTGTGGTTCCCCGGCGGGCTGCTGCTGGCCCTGGCCGGGCTGGCCGCGCTGTGCTGCGGCGGCCGGGTGCTCACCGGCACCCGGGCGGGCGGGGCGCTGCCCGCGCTGGGCTGGTTCGCGGTGCTGCTGATCTCGCTGACCCAGCGTCCGGAGGGGGACTTCCTGCTCGTGGCGGATGCGGGTACCTACGTGTATCTGTTCGGTGGCATGATGCTGTGCGTGATCTGCGCCACCGCGCGCGGTCTCCCGCGATGGCTCCAGTCCGGCCCGCGTCGCTGA
- the mshB gene encoding N-acetyl-1-D-myo-inositol-2-amino-2-deoxy-alpha-D-glucopyranoside deacetylase, with amino-acid sequence MTALPPGTPSAARRLLLVHAHPDDESIGNGATMARYAAEGAHVTLVTCTLGEEGEVIGAELAHLAADRDDTLGGHRRGELAAAMRELGVADHRLLGGAGRYRDSGMMGVDSNKRPDCFWQADPDEAAGHLVAVVREVRPQVLVAYDPDGGYGHPDHIQAHRVAMRAHELAADPAYRPELGEAHEVPKVYWTCLPRPLVEAGLAELRAAGADSPFAGVAAVGDLPGVVEDAQVDAAVDGTAHAGRKSAAMRAHATQITVDGRFFALSNGLGQPLPVTEYYRLVHGQAGPRDQDGREDDLFAGLGRAAATTARQAPEREEAR; translated from the coding sequence ATGACTGCCCTGCCGCCCGGAACCCCCTCGGCCGCCCGCCGACTGCTGCTCGTCCACGCCCACCCGGACGACGAGTCGATCGGCAACGGGGCCACCATGGCCCGCTACGCGGCTGAGGGGGCTCACGTCACCCTCGTCACCTGCACGCTCGGTGAGGAGGGTGAGGTGATCGGCGCGGAGCTGGCGCACCTGGCGGCGGACCGGGACGACACCCTCGGCGGGCACCGCCGCGGCGAGCTGGCCGCGGCCATGCGCGAGCTGGGCGTCGCCGACCACCGGCTGCTGGGCGGCGCGGGGCGCTACCGGGACTCCGGGATGATGGGCGTCGACAGCAACAAGCGCCCGGACTGCTTCTGGCAGGCCGATCCGGACGAGGCGGCCGGGCACCTGGTGGCCGTGGTCCGCGAGGTCCGCCCGCAGGTCCTGGTGGCGTACGACCCGGACGGCGGCTACGGCCACCCCGACCACATCCAGGCCCACCGGGTCGCCATGCGGGCGCACGAGCTGGCCGCCGACCCGGCCTACCGGCCGGAGCTGGGCGAGGCCCACGAGGTGCCCAAGGTCTACTGGACCTGCCTGCCGCGCCCGCTGGTCGAGGCGGGCCTCGCGGAGCTGCGCGCGGCCGGGGCGGACTCCCCCTTCGCCGGTGTCGCCGCCGTCGGCGACCTGCCGGGCGTGGTCGAGGACGCCCAGGTGGACGCCGCCGTGGACGGCACCGCCCACGCCGGGCGCAAGAGCGCGGCGATGCGGGCGCACGCCACCCAGATCACGGTGGACGGCCGCTTCTTCGCGCTCTCCAACGGCCTGGGCCAGCCGCTGCCGGTCACCGAGTACTACCGTCTGGTGCACGGCCAGGCGGGGCCGCGCGACCAGGACGGCCGGGAGGACGACCTGTTCGCCGGGCTCGGCCGCGCGGCCGCGACCACGGCCCGGCAGGCCCCGGAGCGGGAGGAAGCCCGATGA
- a CDS encoding S9 family peptidase produces the protein MTTEISFPRQHSRTQRFTLGAPRSFTVAPDGRRVVFLRSGGGAERANLLQVLDLPEQGEPSERVAADPVALLGGGGEELTPQERARRERSRESSSGVVGYATDGDVRLAAFALSGRLFTAGLLPGDTARELPAAGPVLDPRPSPDGSRIAYTTPGGELRVIAADGSGDRALAVPDAPGVSWGQAEFIAQEEMDRNRGYWWSPQGDRLLAARVDDSPVQRWWIADPANPERPAAEVAYPRAGTPNAEVTLAVLGLDGGRVDVQWDRAAYPYLARAHWSAGGSPVILVQARDQRSQLFLMVNPANGVTTPLHAEEDPVWLDLFSGVPAWTPGGGRLVRISDEAGVRSLVVGTRVLTAAGLHVHAVLDVGADDVLISASAGEAADRPEVGEVHLYRVSDEGVSRFTGEPGHHTAVRSGSVTVLVSAALDRPGSRAAVLRDGKEVAVIASYAETPVITARPVLTLAGRSRIPAAVLLPTGYDRERDGLLPVLMNPYGGPHARQVLALHNLHLTSQWFADQGFAVVVADGRGTPGRSPAWEKSIAFDFAGATLDDQVEALQALAGEYPLDLARVAIRGWSYGGYLAALAVLRRPDVFHAAVAGAPVTEWELYDTHYTERYLGDPAARPEVYAANSLIEDAAKLSRPLQLIHGLADDNVVVAHSLRLSSALLAAGRPHEVLPLSGVTHMTPQEEVAENLLLLQVDFLRRSLRG, from the coding sequence ATGACCACGGAGATCTCGTTCCCCCGCCAGCACTCGCGCACCCAGCGGTTCACGCTGGGCGCGCCCCGCTCCTTCACCGTCGCTCCGGACGGCCGCCGAGTGGTCTTCCTGCGCTCGGGCGGTGGAGCCGAACGGGCGAACCTGCTCCAGGTGCTCGACCTTCCGGAGCAGGGTGAGCCATCCGAGCGAGTCGCCGCCGACCCGGTCGCCCTGCTGGGCGGCGGCGGGGAGGAGCTGACCCCGCAGGAGCGGGCCCGGCGCGAGCGCAGCCGGGAGAGCTCCTCCGGGGTCGTCGGCTACGCCACCGACGGCGACGTCCGGCTGGCGGCGTTCGCCCTCTCCGGGCGGCTGTTCACCGCCGGGCTGCTGCCCGGCGACACCGCCCGTGAGCTGCCCGCCGCCGGTCCGGTGCTCGATCCGCGCCCCTCGCCGGACGGCAGCCGGATCGCCTACACCACCCCCGGCGGCGAGCTGCGGGTGATCGCCGCCGACGGCTCCGGCGACCGGGCCCTGGCAGTCCCCGACGCGCCCGGGGTGAGCTGGGGGCAGGCGGAGTTCATCGCCCAGGAGGAGATGGACCGCAACCGGGGCTACTGGTGGTCGCCGCAGGGCGACCGGCTGCTGGCCGCCCGGGTGGACGACTCCCCGGTGCAGCGCTGGTGGATCGCCGACCCGGCCAACCCGGAGCGCCCGGCCGCCGAGGTGGCCTACCCGCGCGCGGGCACCCCCAACGCCGAGGTCACGCTGGCCGTGCTCGGCCTGGACGGCGGCCGGGTGGACGTCCAGTGGGACCGCGCGGCGTACCCGTACCTGGCCCGGGCGCACTGGTCCGCCGGGGGCTCCCCGGTGATCCTGGTGCAGGCCCGGGACCAGCGCAGCCAGCTGTTCCTGATGGTCAACCCGGCCAACGGGGTGACCACCCCGCTGCACGCCGAGGAGGACCCGGTCTGGCTGGACCTCTTCAGCGGCGTCCCGGCCTGGACCCCGGGCGGCGGCCGACTGGTGCGGATCTCCGACGAGGCCGGGGTCCGCAGCCTGGTGGTCGGCACCCGGGTGCTCACCGCCGCCGGGCTGCACGTGCACGCGGTGCTGGACGTCGGCGCGGACGACGTGCTGATCAGCGCCTCCGCCGGGGAGGCCGCCGACCGCCCCGAGGTCGGCGAGGTGCACCTGTACCGGGTCTCCGACGAGGGCGTCAGCCGCTTCACCGGCGAGCCCGGCCACCACACCGCGGTGCGCTCCGGGTCGGTCACGGTGCTGGTCTCGGCCGCCCTGGACCGGCCCGGCTCCCGGGCCGCGGTGCTGCGCGACGGCAAGGAGGTCGCGGTCATCGCCTCCTACGCCGAGACGCCGGTGATCACCGCCCGCCCGGTGCTGACCCTGGCCGGACGCAGCCGCATCCCGGCCGCCGTGCTGCTGCCCACCGGCTACGACCGGGAGCGCGACGGCCTGCTGCCGGTGCTGATGAACCCGTACGGCGGCCCGCACGCCCGGCAGGTGCTGGCCCTGCACAACCTGCACCTGACCTCGCAGTGGTTCGCCGACCAGGGCTTCGCGGTCGTCGTCGCCGACGGCCGGGGCACCCCGGGCCGCAGCCCGGCCTGGGAGAAGTCCATCGCCTTCGACTTCGCCGGGGCGACCCTGGACGACCAGGTCGAGGCCCTGCAGGCGCTGGCCGGGGAGTACCCGCTGGACCTCGCCCGGGTCGCCATCCGCGGCTGGTCCTACGGCGGCTACCTGGCCGCGCTGGCCGTGCTGCGCCGCCCGGACGTCTTCCACGCCGCCGTCGCCGGGGCCCCGGTCACCGAGTGGGAGCTGTACGACACCCACTACACGGAGCGCTACCTGGGCGATCCGGCCGCCCGCCCGGAGGTGTACGCGGCCAACTCGCTGATCGAGGACGCCGCCAAGCTGAGCCGCCCGCTCCAGCTGATCCACGGCCTGGCCGACGACAATGTGGTGGTCGCGCACTCGCTGCGGCTGTCCTCGGCGCTGCTGGCCGCGGGCCGCCCGCACGAGGTGCTGCCGCTGTCCGGGGTCACCCACATGACCCCGCAGGAGGAGGTCGCGGAGAACCTGCTGCTGCTCCAGGTGGACTTCCTGCGCCGCTCGCTGCGCGGCTGA
- a CDS encoding serine/threonine-protein kinase has protein sequence MEPLEADDPRQAGPYTLLGRLGAGGMGAVYLGRSAGGRTVAVKLVRREFAADEDFRARFRREVEAARAVSGAFTASVVDADTEAALPWLATTFVPGVPLSAAVRRHGGFAEPVLRALGVGLAEALQEIHRAGVIHRDLKPANVMLAADGPHVIDFGISRAVEGAALTSTGFVVGSPGFLSPEQAMGNQVVPATDVFALGATLAFAAHGNGPFGDGPTPALLYRVVSQEPDLSAVPEALRPAVRACLAKDPANRPTPAQLVAALSESAPDFTGGWLPPAVLADIAAAGAVLTGTAAAPAPAAAPAQVPQSAPQGFGPPTPAPFPAPQYPHPQQGRQPQQGYPTPPPFAPPAYPPAYPQQPQQHPQQPQFGPATPPLPLTQPGGGGSGLSRRGLLGLIGGGVVVLGGAATAFALSGSGGGKPTPAPTTSGSATGTPTAAPSTGAPAPTGGPGTAPAGPVTPVTAPGTLAGPAAKALWTQVLNDTVWNLAVGSGTVVAVCTQSTKGLKTADGSSQWRGTADNESGTISTIPLIVGDTAYLVGSNSDGNEALLVVDLASGDTKWQVVLHEEGWELEGAYGISGGNLLMTANTTVGVGVNGLWAVDISTHQSVYTRTGSYIGSLVVPPTGSTVVSFNEIGDNGAVSGIDATTGDRTWTATPQGATFGGTGAVDSCLVDGVVYTGGNDVNAYRVATGAPAWQGVSYNPDDLGYNSPVGDGQGRCFVTADSTLYCFRPSDGSKLWSTSGVNSFIIDKPMLTANGMVYLADSKGVLYAVDAATGACAWSYTNPAATTSDNLALAADSSGVYYGVGTQVVALPVR, from the coding sequence ATGGAACCGCTCGAAGCCGACGACCCGCGCCAGGCCGGTCCGTACACCCTGCTCGGTCGGCTGGGCGCGGGCGGCATGGGAGCGGTGTACCTGGGACGCTCGGCCGGCGGGCGGACCGTGGCGGTCAAGCTGGTGCGCCGGGAGTTCGCCGCCGACGAGGACTTCCGCGCCCGCTTCCGGCGCGAGGTCGAGGCCGCCCGCGCGGTCTCCGGCGCGTTCACCGCCTCGGTGGTGGACGCCGACACCGAGGCCGCCCTGCCCTGGCTGGCGACCACCTTCGTCCCCGGGGTGCCGCTGAGCGCGGCCGTCCGCCGGCACGGCGGCTTCGCCGAGCCGGTGCTGCGCGCGCTGGGCGTCGGCCTGGCCGAGGCGCTGCAGGAGATCCACCGGGCCGGGGTGATCCACCGCGACCTCAAGCCCGCCAATGTGATGCTCGCCGCCGACGGCCCGCACGTCATCGACTTCGGCATCAGCCGGGCCGTCGAGGGCGCCGCGCTGACCTCGACCGGCTTCGTCGTCGGCTCCCCCGGCTTCCTCTCCCCCGAGCAGGCGATGGGCAACCAGGTGGTGCCCGCCACCGACGTGTTCGCGCTCGGCGCGACCCTGGCCTTCGCCGCGCACGGCAACGGCCCCTTCGGTGACGGCCCGACACCCGCCCTGCTGTACCGGGTGGTCAGCCAGGAGCCGGACCTGTCGGCGGTACCGGAGGCGCTGCGCCCGGCCGTCCGCGCCTGCCTGGCCAAGGACCCGGCCAACCGGCCCACCCCGGCGCAGCTGGTGGCCGCGCTCAGCGAGAGCGCCCCCGACTTCACCGGCGGGTGGCTGCCGCCGGCCGTGCTGGCCGACATCGCCGCGGCCGGAGCGGTGCTGACCGGCACCGCCGCCGCCCCTGCCCCGGCCGCCGCCCCGGCGCAGGTCCCGCAGTCGGCGCCGCAGGGCTTCGGGCCGCCGACCCCGGCGCCGTTCCCGGCCCCGCAGTACCCGCACCCGCAGCAGGGCCGCCAGCCGCAGCAGGGCTACCCGACGCCGCCGCCGTTCGCCCCGCCGGCCTACCCGCCCGCGTACCCGCAGCAGCCCCAGCAGCACCCGCAGCAGCCGCAGTTCGGACCGGCCACGCCGCCGCTGCCGTTGACGCAGCCCGGCGGGGGCGGCTCCGGGCTGAGCCGCCGCGGGCTGCTGGGGCTGATCGGCGGCGGGGTGGTGGTGCTGGGCGGCGCGGCCACCGCGTTCGCGCTCAGCGGCAGCGGCGGCGGGAAGCCGACGCCCGCGCCCACCACCAGCGGCAGCGCCACCGGTACGCCCACCGCCGCGCCCAGTACCGGCGCGCCCGCGCCCACCGGCGGCCCCGGCACCGCTCCGGCCGGGCCGGTCACCCCGGTGACCGCCCCGGGCACCCTGGCCGGGCCCGCCGCCAAGGCGCTGTGGACGCAGGTGCTGAACGACACCGTGTGGAACCTGGCCGTCGGCTCCGGCACGGTCGTCGCGGTCTGCACCCAGTCCACCAAGGGGCTGAAGACCGCCGACGGCAGCTCGCAGTGGCGCGGCACCGCCGACAACGAGAGCGGCACCATCTCCACCATCCCGCTGATCGTCGGCGACACCGCCTACCTGGTCGGCAGCAACTCCGACGGCAACGAGGCGCTGCTGGTGGTGGATCTGGCCTCGGGCGACACCAAGTGGCAGGTGGTGCTGCACGAGGAGGGCTGGGAGCTGGAGGGCGCGTACGGGATCAGCGGCGGCAACCTGCTGATGACCGCCAACACCACGGTCGGCGTGGGCGTCAACGGCCTGTGGGCGGTGGACATCAGCACCCACCAGTCGGTGTACACCAGGACCGGCTCGTACATCGGCTCGCTGGTGGTGCCGCCGACCGGCAGCACCGTGGTCAGCTTCAACGAGATCGGCGACAACGGCGCGGTCAGCGGCATCGACGCCACCACCGGCGACCGGACCTGGACCGCGACGCCGCAGGGCGCGACCTTCGGCGGCACCGGCGCGGTCGACTCCTGCCTGGTCGACGGCGTCGTCTACACCGGCGGCAACGACGTCAACGCCTACCGGGTGGCCACCGGCGCGCCCGCCTGGCAGGGCGTCAGCTACAACCCGGACGACCTGGGCTACAACTCCCCGGTCGGCGACGGCCAGGGGCGCTGCTTCGTCACCGCCGACTCCACCCTGTACTGCTTCCGCCCCTCGGACGGCTCCAAGCTGTGGTCCACCTCCGGGGTGAACAGCTTCATCATCGACAAGCCGATGCTGACCGCCAACGGCATGGTCTACCTGGCGGACAGCAAGGGCGTGCTGTACGCGGTGGACGCCGCCACCGGCGCCTGCGCCTGGTCGTACACCAACCCGGCGGCCACCACCTCGGACAACCTGGCGCTGGCGGCCGACAGTTCGGGCGTCTACTACGGCGTCGGCACCCAGGTGGTCGCGCTGCCGGTGCGCTGA
- a CDS encoding ABC transporter ATP-binding protein has protein sequence MSTSTEARTGAGTRGRGSGEVAAFRNVSKHFGAVKAVNDVSLTLHPGETVAFLGPNGAGKSTSIDMLLGLREPTSGSVTLFGGTPRQAILDGRVGVMLQSGGLMPDVKVRELVSFACDIHPRGYAVDDVLRTAGITDLADRMVDRLSGGQEQRVRFALATAGDSDLIVLDEPTTGMDVTARQAFWAVMRAQADAGRTVLFATHYLEEADSIADRVLVVHKGRLIADGTAAEIKARAGLRKISFDLHPQDGGDPELLRRLPELTSLDVSGHTVRINSNDADATVAAIYRAGFYPRGLEVTGVGLEQAFITITGEQDAADQSAAAFGKETVR, from the coding sequence ATGAGCACGTCCACAGAAGCGCGTACGGGGGCCGGCACCCGGGGCCGGGGCTCCGGGGAGGTCGCGGCCTTCCGCAACGTGAGCAAGCACTTCGGGGCGGTCAAGGCCGTCAACGACGTCAGCCTGACCCTGCACCCGGGCGAGACCGTGGCCTTCCTGGGCCCCAACGGCGCGGGCAAGTCCACCAGCATCGACATGCTGCTGGGCCTGCGCGAGCCCACCTCCGGCAGTGTCACGCTGTTCGGCGGCACCCCGCGCCAGGCCATCCTGGACGGCCGGGTCGGCGTCATGCTGCAGAGCGGCGGCCTGATGCCCGACGTCAAGGTCCGCGAGCTGGTCTCCTTCGCCTGCGACATCCACCCGCGCGGCTACGCCGTGGACGACGTGCTGCGCACCGCCGGGATCACCGATCTGGCCGACCGGATGGTGGACCGGCTGTCCGGCGGCCAGGAGCAGCGCGTCCGCTTCGCCCTGGCCACCGCCGGGGACAGCGACCTGATCGTCCTGGACGAGCCCACCACCGGCATGGACGTGACGGCCCGCCAGGCGTTCTGGGCGGTGATGCGGGCCCAGGCCGACGCCGGCCGGACGGTCCTGTTCGCCACCCACTACCTGGAGGAGGCGGACTCCATCGCCGACCGGGTGCTGGTGGTGCACAAGGGCCGGCTGATCGCGGACGGCACGGCGGCGGAGATCAAGGCCCGGGCCGGGCTGCGCAAGATCTCCTTCGACCTGCACCCGCAGGACGGCGGCGATCCGGAGCTGCTGCGCCGGCTGCCGGAGCTGACCTCGCTGGACGTCAGCGGCCACACCGTCCGGATCAACAGCAACGACGCCGACGCCACCGTCGCCGCGATCTACCGCGCCGGGTTCTACCCGCGCGGCCTGGAGGTCACCGGCGTGGGCCTGGAGCAGGCGTTCATCACCATCACCGGCGAGCAGGACGCCGCCGACCAGTCCGCCGCCGCGTTCGGCAAGGAGACCGTGCGATGA
- a CDS encoding ABC transporter permease, with amino-acid sequence MTTLIKLEILRVLRNRRYLVFTLILPAVLYTVMIGAYGTVDSLAGVSVKAYFMVSMATLGTVSASMTTNATRIALERKSGWARQLRLTALPGYGYVVAKIASTAAATLPSILVVFAVGYAEGVRLAASEWLLLGLTLWLGGFVFAALGVALGYSAAPDSIQPIIMIVYMLLLMLGGTYFQITGSFGDVAKWTPVALYNQLGRVAQTGASVGTGTIAAVLAYALAFGALAAFLYQRDRRES; translated from the coding sequence ATGACCACCCTGATCAAGCTGGAGATCCTGAGGGTCCTCCGCAACCGCCGCTACCTGGTCTTCACCCTGATCCTCCCGGCCGTGCTGTACACCGTGATGATCGGCGCCTACGGCACGGTCGACTCGCTGGCCGGGGTGTCGGTCAAGGCGTACTTCATGGTCTCCATGGCCACTCTGGGCACCGTCTCCGCCTCGATGACCACCAACGCGACCAGGATCGCGCTGGAGCGCAAGAGCGGCTGGGCCCGGCAGCTGCGGCTGACGGCGCTGCCCGGCTACGGCTACGTGGTCGCCAAGATCGCCTCCACCGCCGCCGCCACCCTGCCCTCGATCCTGGTGGTCTTCGCGGTCGGCTACGCCGAGGGCGTCCGGCTGGCCGCCTCCGAGTGGCTGCTGCTGGGCCTCACCCTGTGGCTGGGCGGGTTCGTCTTCGCCGCCCTCGGCGTGGCGCTGGGCTACTCGGCCGCCCCGGACTCCATCCAGCCGATCATCATGATCGTCTACATGCTGCTGCTGATGCTGGGCGGCACCTACTTCCAGATCACCGGCAGCTTCGGCGACGTCGCCAAGTGGACGCCGGTCGCGCTCTACAACCAGCTGGGCCGGGTCGCCCAGACCGGGGCGTCGGTGGGAACCGGCACAATTGCCGCAGTGCTCGCCTACGCCCTGGCCTTCGGCGCCCTCGCCGCCTTCCTGTACCAGCGGGACCGCAGGGAGTCCTGA
- a CDS encoding histidine kinase, with protein sequence MDLKDLGALRMGQPPENHRQRVVKLCWMSLWMVYLAYPIGDLVGTRHPAPVLVAGWTLLAVFLGLYATLVLRRQALGQNTPWNPVNLGTLGGMFAVATAACYLLGSNWLTLFSYTAIATGVALLPQYALPGVAAVTGFLIVVGATCPAPSVYATASAALSAFLGGAAMSGLQRMIRTMQELREARAAVAALAASDERLRMARDLHDLLGHSLSLITLKSELTSRFLDQERYQDARAQVADIERVSRQSLVDVREAIGGYRRPKLAVEIAAVRSALTAADIAVDADPAVADGHPGLGPDEEGALGWALRESVTNIIRHSGARNCTIRIAEFLVDDGSRSLRLEVLDDGVGVRRAEPGNGLNGLVERLALAGGALEAGPGPRGRGFRVRASVPLRAPAAAPAGGPLAGTVHP encoded by the coding sequence ATGGACCTGAAGGACCTGGGCGCGCTGCGGATGGGCCAGCCCCCGGAGAACCACCGCCAGCGGGTGGTGAAGCTGTGCTGGATGTCGCTGTGGATGGTCTACCTGGCCTACCCCATCGGCGACCTGGTCGGCACCCGGCACCCGGCACCGGTCCTGGTCGCCGGCTGGACGCTGCTGGCGGTGTTCCTCGGCCTCTACGCGACGCTGGTGCTGCGCCGCCAGGCCCTCGGGCAGAACACCCCCTGGAACCCGGTCAACCTGGGCACGCTGGGCGGCATGTTCGCGGTCGCCACCGCCGCCTGCTACCTGCTGGGCAGCAACTGGCTGACGCTGTTCAGCTACACCGCTATCGCCACCGGCGTCGCACTGCTGCCCCAGTACGCCCTGCCCGGCGTCGCGGCGGTGACCGGCTTCCTGATCGTGGTCGGGGCCACCTGCCCGGCGCCCAGCGTCTACGCCACCGCCAGCGCCGCCCTCAGCGCCTTCCTGGGCGGCGCGGCCATGTCCGGCCTGCAGCGGATGATCCGGACCATGCAGGAGCTGCGCGAGGCCAGGGCCGCCGTGGCCGCCCTGGCCGCCTCCGACGAGCGGCTGCGGATGGCCCGGGACCTGCACGACCTGCTCGGCCACTCGCTCTCGCTGATCACCCTGAAGTCCGAGCTGACCTCGCGCTTCCTGGACCAGGAGCGCTACCAGGACGCCCGGGCGCAGGTCGCCGACATCGAGAGGGTCAGCCGGCAGTCGCTGGTCGACGTCCGCGAGGCCATCGGCGGCTACCGGCGGCCCAAGCTGGCGGTGGAGATCGCCGCCGTCCGCAGCGCGCTGACCGCCGCCGACATCGCCGTGGACGCCGACCCGGCCGTCGCCGACGGCCACCCGGGCCTGGGCCCGGACGAGGAGGGCGCGCTGGGCTGGGCGCTGCGCGAGTCGGTGACCAACATCATCCGCCACAGCGGCGCCCGGAACTGCACCATCCGGATCGCCGAGTTCCTGGTGGACGACGGCTCCCGCTCGCTGCGGCTGGAGGTGCTGGACGACGGCGTCGGCGTCCGCCGGGCCGAGCCCGGCAACGGCCTGAACGGGCTGGTCGAGCGGCTGGCCCTGGCCGGGGGCGCGCTGGAGGCCGGGCCCGGGCCGCGCGGCCGGGGCTTCCGGGTCCGGGCCTCGGTGCCGCTGCGGGCCCCGGCGGCCGCTCCTGCCGGGGGTCCGCTGGCCGGTACCGTGCACCCGTGA